Proteins encoded in a region of the Euzebya rosea genome:
- a CDS encoding PP2C family protein-serine/threonine phosphatase codes for MKIQAFGRTDVGLVRERNEDRALVGERLFVVADGLGGHNAGDVASSMLVAEMDGLDIQTFATADDAYAALVNSIEAANKRIHQRAVNEPEREGMGTTVTAGLLHGDTMLLAQVGDTRAYLKRGDAPMRRVTPDHSYVGALIEAGVITEEEARTHPKRSVILKALGQAEEVGVEAGEHVDLQVGDELVLVSDGVHGVIDDAELERIVHDKPLMDAVEGVITAAREAGGPDNITIVMVRVLPDG; via the coding sequence GTGAAGATTCAGGCATTCGGTCGCACAGATGTAGGCCTGGTCCGAGAACGAAACGAGGACCGTGCCCTCGTCGGCGAGCGCCTGTTCGTCGTCGCCGACGGGCTGGGTGGCCACAACGCGGGCGACGTGGCGTCGTCGATGCTCGTGGCGGAGATGGACGGGCTGGACATCCAGACCTTCGCCACGGCCGACGACGCCTACGCCGCGCTGGTCAACAGCATCGAGGCGGCCAACAAGCGCATCCACCAGCGGGCCGTCAACGAACCCGAACGCGAGGGAATGGGCACCACCGTCACCGCCGGGCTGCTGCACGGCGACACGATGCTGCTTGCCCAGGTCGGGGACACGCGCGCCTACCTCAAACGGGGCGATGCCCCGATGCGACGGGTCACGCCGGACCACTCCTACGTCGGCGCGCTCATCGAGGCGGGCGTCATCACCGAGGAGGAGGCGCGGACCCACCCGAAGCGATCGGTGATCCTCAAGGCGCTCGGACAGGCCGAGGAGGTGGGCGTGGAGGCCGGCGAGCACGTCGACCTGCAGGTCGGCGACGAGCTGGTCCTGGTCAGCGACGGGGTGCACGGGGTCATCGACGACGCCGAGCTGGAACGCATCGTGCACGACAAGCCGCTGATGGACGCCGTCGAGGGTGTCATCACCGCAGCCAGAGAGGCCGGGGGGCCGGACAACATCACGATCGTGATGGTCCGAGTCCTCCCCGATGGCTGA
- the recD gene encoding exodeoxyribonuclease V subunit alpha encodes MTGVPASTPVPGPQPVGVDPHDAERVVGAAGLLGVFNAAGILSAADVHAALRIGRLTRTTDELAVLGAAFAVRAPRFGHVFAAIRQLADTVVDEDGRVVELPVETWPDPDGWIAAVAGSPLVGADGPLHLEDDRLYLDRYWRNEQAVADAIVGRVGSGGSAVELPAEGTRALDTLLSANVEQNAAAHAALRTGLSVIAGGPGTGKTSTVARMVGVALAHARVEGRPVRIAIGAFTGKAAARLGEAIRQAAEAIDPALAADGTVDVDGALAIVPTTLHRLLGSMGSRTRFRHDADNPLPFDLVIVDEVSMVSLSMLARLLEAMRPDATLVLVGDPDQLAAVEAGTVLGDIMAAADGTPLAEQVTTLRTNYRSDKGISTYAQLIRAGDVDGALAAMVRNPADPTAQAVSLVVPDRPGSWPHGTGTLAGVRALLEPQVREAMRLGLAGKADEALRTTMSAQVLCAHRRGIDGVTVWNAAVEGWAMDVPSYQRPEWYAGRPVMVSRNDYDLGVFNGDVGVTVETDGRLRVIIDGRDGAPIERRRLGSVQTVHAMTIHKSQGSEFDDVVVVLPTDPSPIVTRELLYTAVTRARRSVTVVATEDAVRRAISRPVTRASALPDRLRRALS; translated from the coding sequence GTGACCGGCGTCCCCGCATCCACACCCGTCCCCGGCCCCCAGCCGGTCGGCGTCGACCCCCATGACGCCGAGCGTGTCGTGGGGGCCGCGGGGCTGCTCGGGGTGTTCAACGCCGCCGGCATCCTCTCGGCCGCCGACGTGCACGCGGCGCTGCGCATCGGCAGGTTGACGCGCACCACCGACGAGCTGGCCGTCCTGGGTGCGGCCTTCGCGGTCCGGGCCCCCCGGTTCGGCCACGTCTTCGCGGCGATCCGCCAGCTCGCGGACACCGTCGTCGACGAGGACGGACGTGTCGTCGAGCTGCCGGTCGAGACCTGGCCCGACCCCGACGGGTGGATCGCCGCCGTCGCCGGGTCGCCCCTGGTCGGTGCCGACGGGCCGCTGCACCTGGAGGACGACCGGCTGTACCTGGACCGGTACTGGCGCAACGAGCAGGCGGTGGCCGACGCCATCGTCGGCCGAGTGGGCTCCGGCGGCAGCGCCGTGGAGCTGCCCGCAGAGGGCACCCGGGCGCTGGACACGCTGCTGTCGGCCAACGTCGAGCAGAACGCCGCCGCCCATGCAGCGCTGCGCACCGGCCTGTCGGTCATCGCCGGCGGCCCCGGGACCGGCAAGACCTCGACGGTTGCGCGGATGGTCGGCGTGGCGCTGGCCCATGCCCGCGTCGAGGGCCGGCCGGTGCGCATCGCCATCGGGGCGTTCACCGGCAAGGCCGCCGCCCGGCTGGGCGAGGCCATCCGCCAGGCCGCCGAGGCCATCGACCCGGCCCTCGCCGCCGACGGCACGGTCGACGTCGACGGGGCCCTGGCCATCGTCCCGACCACGCTGCACCGGTTGCTGGGATCGATGGGGTCGCGCACCCGGTTCCGCCACGACGCCGACAACCCGCTGCCGTTCGACCTCGTGATCGTCGACGAGGTGTCGATGGTGTCGCTGTCGATGCTCGCCCGCCTGCTCGAGGCCATGCGGCCCGACGCCACGCTCGTCCTGGTCGGCGACCCCGACCAGCTGGCAGCGGTCGAGGCGGGCACGGTGCTGGGCGACATCATGGCCGCCGCCGACGGCACCCCGCTGGCCGAGCAGGTCACCACCCTGCGGACCAACTACCGCTCCGACAAGGGCATCTCCACCTACGCCCAGCTCATCCGGGCCGGCGACGTCGACGGGGCGCTGGCCGCCATGGTCCGCAACCCCGCCGACCCCACCGCCCAGGCGGTCAGCCTGGTCGTGCCGGACCGGCCGGGCTCGTGGCCCCACGGGACCGGCACCCTCGCGGGGGTGCGAGCGCTGCTCGAACCGCAGGTCCGTGAGGCCATGCGGTTGGGCCTGGCGGGGAAGGCCGACGAGGCGCTGCGGACCACGATGTCGGCGCAGGTCCTGTGTGCGCACCGTCGTGGCATCGACGGGGTGACCGTGTGGAACGCCGCGGTCGAGGGCTGGGCCATGGACGTGCCCAGCTACCAGCGGCCCGAGTGGTACGCCGGCCGGCCCGTCATGGTCAGCCGCAACGACTACGACCTGGGTGTCTTCAACGGCGACGTCGGTGTGACCGTGGAGACCGACGGCAGGCTGCGGGTCATCATCGACGGCCGCGACGGCGCCCCCATCGAACGTCGTCGGCTGGGGTCGGTCCAGACCGTGCACGCGATGACGATCCACAAGAGCCAGGGCAGCGAGTTCGACGACGTGGTCGTGGTCCTGCCGACCGACCCCTCGCCGATCGTCACCCGCGAGCTGCTGTACACCGCCGTCACCCGTGCCCGCCGGTCGGTCACGGTCGTCGCGACCGAGGACGCCGTCCGCCGGGCGATCAGCCGACCGGTCACCCGCGCCAGCGCCCTGCCCGACCGGTTGCGACGCGCGCTCTCCTGA
- a CDS encoding uracil-DNA glycosylase has product MTPSDHPAPKDAPPAHASLAEVGAAVSTCRACPRLVEWREEVGRVKRKAFADEDYWARGVPGFGDPAAKLLVLGLAPAAHGANRTGRMFTGDRSGDFLYAALHRAGLANQPESVSIDDGLELDRVWITSPVKCAPPANKPTAAERDECAPYLADEMRLLQPEVILCLGRFAWDGAWMFLGKPRPKPQFGHGAVAEVEGLTLVGSYHVSQQNTFTGRLTEAMFDEALGMAIELAYG; this is encoded by the coding sequence GTGACCCCGTCTGACCACCCCGCACCCAAGGACGCCCCACCCGCCCATGCCTCCCTTGCCGAGGTCGGCGCGGCGGTGTCGACCTGCCGTGCCTGCCCGAGGCTGGTGGAGTGGCGGGAGGAGGTCGGTCGCGTCAAGCGCAAGGCCTTCGCCGACGAGGACTACTGGGCGAGGGGTGTGCCCGGGTTCGGCGATCCAGCCGCCAAGCTGCTGGTCCTCGGCCTGGCCCCGGCGGCACACGGCGCCAACCGAACCGGCCGCATGTTCACCGGTGATCGTTCGGGGGATTTCCTGTACGCGGCGCTGCATCGGGCGGGCCTGGCCAACCAGCCCGAGTCGGTCAGCATCGACGACGGGCTGGAGCTGGACCGGGTGTGGATCACCTCCCCTGTCAAGTGCGCCCCGCCGGCCAACAAGCCGACGGCTGCAGAACGCGACGAGTGCGCGCCGTACCTCGCCGACGAGATGCGCCTGCTGCAGCCCGAGGTGATCCTGTGCCTCGGCCGGTTCGCGTGGGACGGCGCCTGGATGTTCCTCGGCAAGCCGCGCCCGAAGCCACAGTTCGGGCACGGTGCCGTCGCCGAGGTGGAGGGGCTGACGCTGGTGGGCAGCTACCACGTCAGCCAGCAGAACACCTTCACCGGCCGGCTGACCGAGGCGATGTTCGACGAGGCGCTGGGGATGGCGATCGAGCTGGCGTACGGCTGA
- a CDS encoding UvrD-helicase domain-containing protein — protein MTTDRALAPAFGIGVHPLPVGHHTLEASAGTGKTHAIVGLATRYLAEGRCTAEELLVVTFSRSASRELRGRLLTRLSTSVDQLDAAVSGRPVPGDVDDEQLHDALASPEHGDPAARLARLRTALADIDHASIATIHGFCDDLLRRLGDPALGTLLEDEGALATQIMGDVYVRMARHEPRLGDDLPYAPMKALPIIRAGMQHPRSALRPDASFDDEGGARVWMAIAAGVEAAKRKQAGRLHSHDDLLDRLAAQLTDEDRGPTVADLVGTRFRVGLVDEFQDTDPVQWQILTALFGDPDGADGRSLVLVGDPKQAIYAFRGADISTYLAARGDRPDATLQRNHRSDGPVVEACTTLFTGMPLGYSRIRVDPVVPTKPVRLDPPPVAPVAIRLVDPDADIPASRWGPLVGKMREFVARDVAAHTVELLSAGTTVIEDDGGRRDLGPADIAVLVRTNAQARLVQTHMHEVGLPTVLNGVGNVLDTPAARDWLAVLRAVQQPWHAGSARLAALTDLIGWSPERVAAGTDEDVDGLHVMLHELAEHLHAHGVAAAHRWLDARTSFSPRLRSRPGGDRRLADLLHVTEVLHAEERSSAHGLGSLISWLESAMASAVDPPPDRLARRLEQTGDAVEIMTVHGAKGLQRRVVLVPFLWDVVGIMDDVIVFTDPTSKRRMADVGGKWPRRPEHAAHKEIAEQEAEQEEMRLAYVAATRAMHHLVLWYGHANRAKQSPMSTLLGRGRVTPTATHAVRNATDLVDGHPGLFHRTVVTDWASRDRWTPPDRTPRVELSTFDRDIDRGWRRYSYSGLVAAGTADALAASGGVAGLSADAPRVVDDGVPAGPDALDDPVGTAGAHAGPEPEDPDDLGAVVPLTVMPGGADVGSAVHAVFEHITFDADDLAEQIARQLAVQARASSVDLTEVDGIVDALVDVVHTPLGPAAAGRALRDIGRADRIDELEFELPVLPGDRADDAGRVLLTDLALLLRRHLPDDDPLADYADVLEDALGSVEIRGYLAGFIDLIARVPDADGGPDRFLVADYKTNRIGPAGVEELHVGHYSRASMAEAMMHHHYPVQALFYAVATHRYLRWRIADYDPAVHLAGVAYLFVRGMTGPDAPVQPDGTPYGVFTWTPPPALLEDLDRLLTEGLDPEDRP, from the coding sequence ATGACGACCGATCGCGCCCTCGCCCCAGCCTTCGGGATCGGTGTCCACCCGCTGCCCGTGGGCCACCACACGCTCGAGGCGTCCGCGGGCACCGGCAAGACCCATGCCATCGTCGGGCTGGCCACCCGATACCTGGCAGAGGGCCGCTGCACCGCGGAGGAGCTGCTGGTCGTCACCTTCTCCCGCTCGGCGTCCCGCGAGCTCCGCGGACGGTTGCTGACCCGGCTGTCGACCAGCGTCGACCAGCTCGACGCAGCCGTGTCCGGCCGCCCCGTGCCCGGCGACGTCGACGACGAACAGCTGCATGACGCCCTGGCCTCCCCCGAGCACGGTGACCCGGCCGCACGCCTGGCCCGCCTGCGCACGGCGCTGGCCGACATCGACCATGCCAGCATCGCCACCATCCACGGGTTCTGCGACGACCTGCTCCGGCGGCTGGGGGACCCGGCGCTGGGGACGCTGCTGGAGGACGAGGGGGCGCTGGCGACCCAGATCATGGGCGACGTGTACGTCCGGATGGCCCGGCACGAACCGCGGCTCGGCGACGACCTGCCGTACGCCCCGATGAAGGCGCTGCCCATCATCCGGGCGGGCATGCAGCACCCACGTTCGGCGCTGCGTCCCGACGCGTCCTTCGACGACGAGGGTGGCGCCAGGGTCTGGATGGCGATCGCTGCCGGCGTCGAAGCCGCCAAGCGCAAGCAGGCCGGGCGCCTGCACAGCCACGACGACCTGCTCGACCGGTTGGCTGCCCAGCTGACCGACGAGGACCGTGGCCCCACGGTCGCCGACCTCGTCGGCACGCGGTTCCGTGTCGGCCTGGTCGACGAGTTCCAGGACACCGACCCCGTCCAGTGGCAGATCCTCACCGCGCTGTTCGGCGACCCCGACGGGGCCGACGGCCGGAGCCTGGTCCTGGTCGGTGACCCCAAGCAGGCCATCTACGCCTTCCGTGGCGCCGACATCTCCACCTACCTCGCGGCCCGCGGCGACCGGCCCGACGCCACGCTCCAGCGCAACCACCGCAGCGACGGTCCCGTCGTCGAGGCGTGCACCACCCTCTTCACCGGCATGCCGCTGGGCTACAGCCGGATCCGCGTCGACCCGGTCGTGCCGACCAAGCCGGTCCGGCTGGACCCGCCGCCGGTGGCGCCCGTCGCCATCCGGCTGGTCGATCCCGACGCCGACATCCCCGCCAGCCGGTGGGGTCCGCTGGTCGGCAAGATGCGCGAGTTCGTCGCCCGCGACGTGGCCGCCCACACCGTCGAGCTGCTCTCGGCGGGCACGACGGTCATCGAGGACGACGGCGGCAGACGTGACCTCGGCCCCGCCGACATCGCCGTCCTCGTGCGGACCAACGCCCAGGCCCGCCTGGTCCAGACCCACATGCACGAGGTCGGGCTCCCGACCGTCCTCAACGGCGTCGGCAACGTGCTGGACACCCCCGCTGCCCGTGACTGGCTGGCCGTGCTCCGCGCCGTGCAGCAGCCGTGGCACGCCGGCAGCGCCCGGCTGGCCGCCCTGACCGACCTGATCGGCTGGTCCCCCGAACGGGTCGCCGCAGGTACCGACGAGGACGTCGACGGCCTGCACGTGATGCTGCACGAGCTCGCCGAGCACCTGCACGCCCACGGCGTGGCCGCCGCCCACCGCTGGCTGGACGCCCGCACCAGCTTCTCGCCTCGCCTGCGGTCGCGTCCCGGCGGCGACCGGCGGCTCGCCGACCTGCTTCACGTCACCGAGGTCCTGCACGCCGAGGAACGCAGCTCCGCCCACGGGCTCGGATCGCTGATCAGCTGGCTCGAGTCGGCCATGGCGTCGGCCGTCGACCCGCCCCCCGACCGGCTGGCCCGCCGGCTCGAGCAGACCGGCGATGCGGTGGAGATCATGACCGTCCACGGCGCCAAGGGGCTCCAGCGCCGCGTCGTGCTCGTTCCCTTCCTGTGGGACGTCGTCGGGATCATGGACGACGTCATCGTCTTCACCGACCCCACGAGCAAGCGACGGATGGCCGACGTCGGTGGCAAGTGGCCGCGCCGTCCCGAACACGCCGCGCACAAGGAGATCGCCGAGCAGGAGGCCGAGCAGGAGGAGATGCGGCTGGCCTACGTCGCGGCCACCCGCGCCATGCACCACCTCGTCCTCTGGTACGGCCACGCCAACAGGGCGAAGCAGTCGCCCATGTCGACGCTGCTGGGACGTGGCCGGGTCACCCCGACGGCCACCCACGCCGTCCGCAACGCCACCGACCTGGTGGACGGCCACCCCGGGCTGTTCCACCGCACCGTCGTCACCGACTGGGCATCCCGGGACCGATGGACCCCGCCCGACCGCACCCCCCGCGTCGAGTTGTCGACGTTCGACCGCGACATCGACCGCGGATGGCGCCGGTACTCCTACTCCGGGCTGGTCGCCGCCGGCACCGCTGACGCGCTGGCCGCCAGCGGCGGGGTGGCCGGGCTGTCCGCCGACGCACCGCGGGTGGTCGACGACGGGGTCCCTGCCGGGCCCGACGCCCTTGACGACCCGGTCGGCACCGCCGGCGCCCATGCCGGACCCGAACCCGAGGACCCCGACGACCTCGGGGCGGTCGTGCCGCTGACCGTCATGCCCGGCGGGGCCGACGTGGGCAGCGCCGTGCACGCCGTCTTCGAGCACATCACCTTCGACGCCGACGACCTGGCCGAGCAGATCGCGCGGCAGCTGGCCGTGCAGGCACGGGCGTCCTCGGTGGACCTGACGGAGGTCGACGGCATCGTCGACGCGCTCGTCGACGTCGTCCACACCCCGCTCGGGCCGGCCGCGGCCGGACGGGCGCTGCGTGACATCGGCCGGGCCGACCGGATCGACGAGCTCGAGTTCGAGCTGCCCGTCCTGCCGGGCGACCGCGCCGACGACGCCGGCCGGGTACTGCTGACCGACCTGGCCCTGCTGCTGCGGCGCCACCTGCCCGACGACGACCCGCTGGCCGACTACGCCGACGTGCTCGAGGACGCGCTCGGCAGCGTGGAGATCCGCGGCTACCTGGCCGGCTTCATCGACCTCATCGCCCGTGTGCCCGACGCCGACGGAGGCCCCGACCGGTTCCTCGTCGCGGACTACAAGACCAACCGCATCGGCCCGGCGGGGGTGGAGGAGCTGCACGTCGGCCACTACAGCCGCGCCTCCATGGCCGAGGCGATGATGCACCACCACTATCCGGTGCAGGCGCTGTTCTACGCCGTGGCCACCCACCGGTACCTGCGCTGGCGGATCGCCGACTACGACCCGGCGGTGCACCTGGCCGGCGTGGCCTACCTGTTCGTTCGCGGCATGACCGGGCCGGACGCGCCCGTCCAGCCCGACGGCACCCCGTACGGGGTGTTCACGTGGACACCCCCTCCCGCGCTGCTGGAGGATCTCGATCGCCTGCTGACCGAGGGCCTGGACCCGGAGGACCGCCCGTGA
- a CDS encoding type VII secretion target translates to MTVSITVDPDDLRAHADHARAIAARVEDIASSGGAPSDNAVGHAAIADAVADVRRASRERADTIAEQLEDAAGYLDGTAVSAELLDRLLSIF, encoded by the coding sequence GTGACCGTCTCCATCACCGTCGATCCCGACGACCTGCGTGCCCACGCGGACCACGCACGCGCCATCGCGGCCCGTGTCGAGGACATCGCGTCCAGCGGCGGGGCCCCGAGCGACAACGCCGTCGGCCATGCCGCCATCGCCGACGCAGTGGCCGACGTCCGACGCGCCTCGCGCGAGCGGGCCGACACGATCGCCGAGCAGCTCGAGGACGCCGCGGGGTACCTCGACGGCACGGCCGTGTCCGCCGAGCTCCTCGACCGCCTGCTCAGCATCTTCTAG
- a CDS encoding M50 family metallopeptidase, giving the protein MADAPLPGRGLPQASEEVAGAQARRTLLASLVITAVLYVVPGGDIVGYPLLLISTYVHEMGHGLAAILVGGSFESLRIFGDGSGVALTATSGGRVARAVVSAGGLVGPAVAAAVGFTFGRKGLWARWFLLIGGILGILTAAFWVRSLVGWAIALGLSGVSLAIALGIKQHHWSQLWLVFLSVQLGLSVFSRSEYLFARTAATGAGVGRSDSASIADALLGPYWLWGGVCGVFSLLVLAYGAWIFLRTAAGGRTRDPV; this is encoded by the coding sequence ATGGCTGACGCCCCCCTTCCGGGGCGGGGGCTCCCGCAGGCGTCCGAGGAGGTCGCCGGGGCACAGGCGCGACGCACGTTGCTGGCGTCACTGGTCATCACCGCGGTGCTCTACGTCGTCCCGGGCGGCGACATCGTCGGTTACCCGCTTCTGCTGATCTCCACCTACGTCCACGAGATGGGCCATGGGCTGGCTGCCATCCTCGTCGGCGGCAGCTTCGAGAGCCTGCGGATCTTCGGCGACGGCTCGGGGGTGGCGCTGACGGCGACCAGCGGCGGGCGTGTTGCCCGCGCGGTCGTCTCGGCAGGCGGGTTGGTCGGCCCGGCAGTGGCCGCCGCCGTCGGGTTCACGTTCGGTCGCAAGGGGTTGTGGGCCAGGTGGTTCCTGCTGATCGGCGGGATCCTCGGCATCCTCACCGCCGCGTTCTGGGTGCGCAGCCTCGTCGGCTGGGCGATCGCGCTGGGCCTCTCCGGTGTCTCCCTTGCCATCGCCCTGGGGATCAAGCAGCACCACTGGTCGCAGCTGTGGCTGGTGTTCCTCTCGGTGCAGCTCGGCCTGTCGGTCTTCTCCCGGTCGGAGTACCTGTTCGCGCGGACGGCAGCGACCGGCGCCGGGGTGGGCCGGAGCGACTCGGCTTCGATCGCCGACGCCCTGCTGGGCCCGTACTGGTTGTGGGGTGGCGTGTGCGGCGTGTTCTCGCTGCTCGTGCTTGCCTACGGCGCATGGATCTTCCTGCGAACCGCAGCGGGCGGCCGCACCCGTGACCCCGTCTGA